The DNA region GGCACTCAGGTAGAGATATAGTCTGTGATAGGTGCTCTTGGGGTAGGGAAAAATCCAACGACACAAACAAAAGGTCCCAGGCGCTCAGTCAGACATAGTCAGACGTAGAAAGAGAAGGAGTTAATTAAAAAACCTTTATTTTATATGGCTTAAGTCATTTtttaattgaaaataaataaagcaagcacacaGCAGTTTCCTGGCCATATCTCACTGAAGAAGGGTAAAGCCCGAAACGTCTGTCAGGCGATTAAAAAAGCAAAAGGAAACTGCtgtgtgcttgctttatttattgactttatttatttatctatttaatgTTTATGATTTAGTATCAAGTAAGTTTAAGCACCCAGTTCGAAGCACTAAGGTGTTGAGCGCGcttctttatttctttgtcattttttaaaaattacgCAAGCCAACATGTTTCAACCAACAGAGTGGGCTTTTTGTTGCTGTGCCGTGAAGAAGACCACTCTGTTGGTTGAAACATTACAAATGTAGGTATGTGTTATCGTTTAAactggggcctattgcacaaaactaggataagggattaacccgggatatcttggttatcctggctcaatttatccgtgatccagttgcacaaaagcgggatagggggcagcaggatatgttatggtataaattaccatggcgatttattctgtggagctagcctgctcctgaccaggctcacagccaagataagttgattctaatggtaattacattatctgattggttcagctagctgtcattcaaatgagacctccacgtgattttttttaaagagctgtagattccatttatatattatttgcaacatgcatttactcgcaaaacacagcagaatgtctgcctaataccatatggatgtcatttaaattatggtggccttataattaataacatagcctactcgttgtttgcttcttttttcacagatgtttgatgaataggctgctgtagtagttgattggaagtggaggggacatttttcgaaggtgttttgaactaattcggcttttaagacaaatcaagatactttgtgcatctttgcggtggcaacgcgcttcctaatgacgttgcgtgccgagacaaggaagctctcacacacgtgggtgcatacgtaaatttgcattcagttgatctgccacacctactcccgctatgtaacagaaataatcatgatcccccatccaaaaaagtaaaactttacctcgttgttagtctatatcaaaagcggttgtttactttgtgtgcaagacgctatttttcgcgtcttttttattccaaccgcgagttattgggggagaaacgagaacgcgcacatacaccggataacttacacctggcttgatgaatccgtgtctgctcatcctggattggtctttgtgcaaccaattcagccggtatgctcttgtttaggattcagtgatcgcggctcagtaacttatcccggggggtattccatcaacctcgctaaacaaggcggcgctcaacagaaatagcctggcttgaactagtgtagacttccacttgaagctaaagccgttccattaactcaagttagctgcatcttgccctcgtttattcaaacgaggctaaaatcagcttcatgtctgctcgtgcacgaggtagaaaagtagaccaaaaccatagattgatgaaaagaggatgcatgtcgtaaaattaaggcaaactagaagatttcagttcgatttacaagcgccatctacaggattttcatcggaagtaatcaaattgaacacgagagaaaaaaatagatacagtagttgcctaaaaaggagaataacgaaatcgtaggcctaggctactgtaaatcgctaaacagtaattatgatggtttgaattgggactttgattgtcttcactctgaacaaaacgagtgaataagcaggctatttaaactcaaaacaactttggcataggctattcaacaataaagataacctacgtttgtaaattaaaagggttcactctgaaatattttttcggtggtcataaaataaattggtagcctattgtcctgggagtattgggagaaaacctagcctattgtctcccataagcatatagttctgccaaagtgtttgtgaaatataattagcctatctgaaatgcaatattggctttcaatatgtcatttcatatttaatttctgtaatacagttggtttgatatccgaactacatgcataactaattagactatatgaagcggttttaattattatagcctttacagaattaggctataggctggcttgccGTGCATCGTATAGGCTagcacactgacagcctgcctactgtcactgaagctactgtatatgacccttaataatgatgcctttcattaaagagtaagcctataactaaacatggcaatattaatgtgttaacatagtctatgtaaattcatcgcatgggaaccgaactcgagaacacgcaaaacatgcctcgattgttctcctgtcacgctgcgcatgacaccacgaaagacATACATTACGCATagccgcaagattccttggaccacacacatatcaagttcaaacaatgtaagttgcataattttcagaaattcatttaaactagcggataggtagccttaatcaatgcttgcaacactgtcggaaaaaagtttctccttctattttttaagttgtaggctacaggtgacgaaagcacaggttgacggaaccaacggtttgggactcgttttccgaagtttatttgcaacacagattaatttagctcggcagttagcctgccaccgaccaggttagttcagaagcatatgttaccccagcaactcagctgagattcctgttagcgggagtaatggaaccgagctctctctaaaattagcgaggcttatcaaagttagccgcgatttacggttagctcgcttgatggaatacccccctggatgtcttaattctgcttttgtgcaacgggcccctggtAACTCTGCTGGTCTGTGGTAGCTTCATGTTCagtgtctgttttctgtttaCGGCTGCATGCATACTGCTTGGCGCATgcattattttgttttactgGGCATAAGTGGCATATGCTTTATTATTTCTATGTGTAACTGGGTACAGTGCCTGTCTGATGCTGGGAGTCATTTGTCAGTGTTTATGTCTCtcctttctgtctttgtgtgccTGCATAACATACTGCAAAGTCTGTGTGCCTTATCAGTGCTCTCTTATGGTGCTGCcattgtatttgtttatttatttgtttatttatttattttccctgtTCAACAGCCTGTTGGTGGAACCCTGTAGGGGCATGTTTAGGTGTGTCCttcagagtgttgtgtgtggtgtgctgcaGTGTCACTGGTCACTTCCCTTcagtgtgtatgcaggtgtgatGGCTTGGATATTAGAACACACATCCAGTTAGTCTGCCCCCCTCAGGTAAGCCCCCGTCTTGCTgtactgttatttttttttcattctaaaATTTCTGATAAATCCTCTTACAGAGGTGGCTTGACGgacccgagcaccactgctaGAAAAATATCTGAGGGAAACACTGTCATATCAACCTAAATATTCCACTGTGTGGAATCTGTGCTCTTTATACTATCCTTCACAAATAGTGAAATCAGAGAGATGTGTCAATcaaaggcggggatcacattagccagtggCAAGTGGCAgaggcaagcgtaacgcaacgctcagaccataataatccaAAAAAATTACGCTGCGATCAACGTTGTAGAGACGGTTTATAATTCATCATAGTAACCAGACAATCTTTGCTGTTCCGTTTTTAGATGAAtttgattggtcaaaatacctgaacattctaaaactgacattgatggccccagccgtggcgcaactggctggggcacctgcaccgcacgccggcgacccgggttcgattcccgccccgtggtcctttccggatcccacccccgctctctctcccattcacttcctgtctatctccactgtcactgtcaataaaggcataaaatgaccaaaaaaatatactttaaaaataaaactgacattgatgagcCCAGCGTTGCTCTTCGAAGTTTAACCAAGTTCAATGCTCAGTTtgttcaacgctagcgttacgtcATCGTTGTCACCCGCCGCAGGGTTGTCACCTGTCCGCTGCCGAAACagagagaacaataggaaacctgccgatTGCCGGTGGCTAATATGATCCTAATGCTGCTACTGTCTGGTTCGACAGTAAGTGTCATTAGTCTACAATATTACtaacctcagtgtctccagtttgcagtctGGACTCCGTAGAGCAGAGGGCAGCTTTTCTCCTGACGcctgcaggtcattctgactcaggtccagctctcttaaaggggagtttgcagactgcagagctgaggccaCAATCTCCCAGGACTTCTCTGTTAGTTTACAGTCAGCAAGTCTACAAGAAGGACAGTAAAAGagcagtactgtatatgggttCCAaccagggctcaacattagcttttaaaagtggttgccaactgggcaaccaggcatgaggttttggttgccaaatacaaaaaaatggttgCCCCATTATTAAACGCCAGTATTTTCAGTTCtctctgtgcactaaaataaggcatatctgtaatgtcttggatacatactgtcagtacctacagtatgtttaatgtggtgtgaagggctaattgagtgcacattggttgtgtgtacagtaggtgcaatttagtgcctgtcactttaagaaatacgtggtttgagtagcctaattagcctacTACACAGTCTACACTAGTGAATGATGATAGTTGCCCATCATACGGATGCAATCAGAGGTGCAATGCATCGTTTTCTATATCAtcattaaatgaaataaatgttcGAAAATATAACAAGTTGAAGACAATGTTTttgggatcatagaagagataagtgtcttctaatgttcattaatgattttagtgaccactacacgaatgatataggcctacagtacatgatttGAGCTAGCGGCATGGCAGGAACTCTTGCCAGATGTAAAGGTTGCGTAGCCTTCTAAATGATGTTAAACCCAAATTGCCTCAATCCCATAGACAGGCTAGCAACACAAATTTGAGTGATGCAAGAGAGCAAATCAACTagatattagcctattattatgtgttacaatagcatcacttaaactagcagccatgtttcgctgtttatggcacagctgcgcatacgtgtgtgtgagggtgaaaaGACGCACAGCTACAGGCTTCTAGGGGAGAGGGTgccttgcgcacacgcatgttaGGCTACTTCAGAAGAACACGGTCATTCTTAAAAGTATCGTAGTAGGCTAGCATTAGGCATTGTGACATTTTTCGTTTGTAGTACCGGTGAACCGCGCAACACTAATCTTTATGCCTACttgaaaaaagtttaatttgtttaggCTACTATTAGCTGCGTTCATTTGCCAGGCCATCCCAAGTCAGAAaattaagtttacgttgcccaccacatttgtgaaatgctgaaatactgtatgtgtacatactGATAATTATACCaaaaaatgacaataataatcAAACTATAGGGACAATGGGGAAATCTGGTTGCCACAGGGGCAACCAGGAGTCAGGAATTGGTTGCCACTTGTCATAATTTGGTTGCCCGGGGCTACTGGGCTaccgttaatgtcgagccctggTTCCAACACTCTTACACAGCTAACatctgttaatgttaatgtttatgTCCTGGTACACAAAAGATGCTCTtatcaaagtgacttacaacacagaaaatactgtaaattAACATTTACTTTCATTTGTTTGTCTTCATCAACACAGTGCAAACATTGGAAACCTGATCATGTTTGAGAAGTTTGTGAGTTTTGAGTTTGAGAGTGAAAAATCTCTGTGGGAACTAATTATTCTGCCCGGCTGGTCAGATTATGTCTAGAATGATAAATGGTCCATCAAGGATAAGGGTGCGGTAATGTACTCTTCTTTGACTGGGAACATTGGActtgtacacatcacacactaccACTGCCCAAGTCTGATTTATTCATCTGGCCTATTTAAGGGCTCACCTATTGAGTGACCTTTTTTCGTTTGTATGTAAAAAATGCTGATAAATATAGATGAACATAGATCACATGCTTGTAAACCACTGATGCTGTTATCATCTGGTTAACACATGAGACCTACGTTTAACAGTTTGTGTCTGCTAACTGTCTGTAAAATCCTATAACTATGTAACAGAGAATCCAAAATAGTGATATCAAAGAGGATACCAATTCAAGAGTAAAAACACTGTTGTTGCTACTGTCAGCtaaacacagtatacagtatggtaACCAGTATGTCTCTGCAAATAGTCTACAATATTAGGCTACTAACCTCAGTGTTTCCAGTTTGCAGTATGGACTTTGAAAAGCAGAGACCAGCCTTTCTCCTGACTTTTccaggtcattctgactcaaGTCCAACTCCCTCAAGGGAGAGTTTccagactgcagagctgaggccaCAATCTCATAAGACGTCTCTGTTAGATTGCAGCCAGCAAGTCTGCCAGACAAACAAGAGAGGAAATAGCACTATAATAATGTGTGTTAAAGCaatatgaagtgtgtgtttacattagaCTAAAACAGCTGCCCGCTGTTTTAGTCATATTGCTGATGGGCATGATGTGTCATAAggattaaatgtaaatgtaaaacaagGCACTGTATGGAAGTGTTGCTTTGGTGTCTTAATTTGCATCGATATCTGCACTCCACATCTCTGGTTGAATGTAAATATTGTAGCTAACAATGTGGAATGTGGACTCTTCACAGAAGACTCAGATTCAACTGGTGTAAACATGTGAATGTAAACAAGgctgtgtttctttctttaaaaaacaATCACAGTGTGGATCTTTACACTTTTTAGGCCCAATCGTACACCCAGTGCAAAGTACAATGCAAGGCTAGTTCTGATCTTACACCCAATAAAGTGATTATTTTTTTGCCAGTTGTAATAAACCTTGTGCAAAGGGGTGTGGCAGTTAACAACATAGGGCGTTTTCTGGTGCAAGATCCAAAAATCATTATCttatcataatcataatattaTGATTAATATTTATCCTTAAGATTtttatttagtcattcaaacaTTACTGGGGTAAGTGTTGCCTTTTCCAGGCATACTGTGTAGAACTGTTTCGTCGTTGTCTATGAGACAACGGtgaagttagtttcactttgcctatgctagtcacaaacaggttttcgtaaagcaaggtttagtggaagcCCTGTGTTCCATACACGGTCTCATGTGCAAGCAGATTTCTTCAAATGCACTGATCAAAATACTGATACGCTGTTTGCTGTTACAaggaatgacagatgtcattctcatttgtttaaagaaacagaaaaacaacccTTTTGAACAATGTGCCTGTCTTTGATCACAAAAtcatgctgttttattagcgAATGTAGACTAGACATCCCTTAAACTCTGGGTCTCTGAGTAGGCGTTTCTGATTGCTTCAACACTATAACATCTCTTACAGGTAACTCGGTTCTACGACAACAGGACTGAACTTCCAACAATTTAGGATCATTCGCTAATGTAGAATATAACTCACAGAGCCTTTCTGCAGCATCTCATGACTGGAACCAGTCTCCTGCGACCTTCTGGAGAGGTTTTGTATTTGCtcaggtcaaactcatccagcacctcatcagacatcagaagcacATGAGCCAAGGCTGAGCAGTGAGCCAGTGTGAGCTGTTTCACGGCACCTTTCTCTGCCTTCAGGAAAGCCTGGATTTCATCATGAACAGAGGAGTCATGCATTTCCACCAGGCAGTGGAACAGATTGATGCACCTCTCAGGGGAgatatttggtctctgcattatCTTCAGGTTCTTGATTGTTTTCTTCACACTCTctgggttgctgtgtgtgtctgtcaggagGCCAAGCAAAAGTCTCTGATTTGACACCAGAGAAATGCCATGAAGGAAGCGGACAAACAAATCAAGGTGTCCATTCTTGCTTTCCAAAGCTTTGTTCACTGCATTCTTCAGCAGCTCATCTAGAGGCCAATCTGCCAAAGACATGGACTTTCTTTTAAGAAATGGTTTCAGGACCTCCATATTCTTACTCAAGTAGGAGGCAAACAAATGAAGTGCAgcaagaaactcctggatgctcagatggacaaagcagtagaccttcttgtggaaaaacacacactcttccctgaagatctcagtgcacatgccagagtacactgaagCTTCACTGGCATCAataccacactctctcaggtcttcctcatagaacatGAGATTGCCATTTTCCAGATGCCTGAAAGCCAGCTCTGCCAGTTTCAATATGACACCCTGGTGTGACTCCAGGAGCCTCTGTCTATTTGTCTCACTTTCCTGTTGATACTTCTGGCTCTTCctggtggtctggatgagcagaaagtgtatgaacatctcagtcagcgTTTTGGGGGCTTCCTTCTCATCATCCTGTTCCAGTATCTGCTGAAGAACAGTGGCtgagatccaacagaagactggcatgtggcacatgatgtggagACTTCTGGATTCCTTAATGTGTGAGACGATTCTGTTGGCTTGATTCTGGtcactgatcctcttcctgaagtactcttccttctgtgggtcattgaaccctcgtacttctgtcacctgactgatgcactgagaggggatctgactggctgctgctggtcgggaggttatccagatgagagcagagggaagcagagttccctgaatgagactcgtcatcagcacatccactgatgatgtttgtgtcaCATCAGACAACTTCTGGTTTTCTTGGAAATTCAGTGGAAGTCGACTCTCAtctagaccatcaaagatgaacacaatgtGGCAGTCTTTGTATTCACCATCTTGAAGCTCTTtaagctcagggtggaagtcaagcaggagtCTGTGAAGACTGTACTCATCATGTTTgaccaaattcagctcacggaatggaagcacaaacatgaaatctacATCCTGGTTAGCTGTCTCCTCTGCCCAGTCAAGGATGAACTTCTGTACTGAgacagtttttccaatgccagcaatcCCCTTGGTCATGACAGTTTTGATATGTCTCtcctgtccaggtaagggcttgaagatgtcatTACAGTTGATTGCTGTGTCCTCTGTAGTTTGTGGCCTGGATGCTGACTCgacctgccaaacctcatgctcattattcaccccttcactctctccctctgtgatgtagagctctgtgtagatcttgttcaggggtgtttgagtccctgaccttatgatgccttcacatatgctctcaaacctcctcttcatgATGGCTTTATGGGTCATCAGTACTCTGGTGAGGACATCGTCATCTGTTTggcattaaacaaacaaacaaacaaacaaacaaataaacaaaccataaTTCATAACTAATAAGTCAGTGTTtctaaaatacattttcagcaTAAGAATATTAGATGATGAagattttgatttattttgaatgAATGGTCTTTATATTCAGCATGAATCCTGCTCTTGCACACAGATCTTCAACCCTCACCTGTTAGTTTGGCCCTTTTGACTGGAGCATGCTCAGTTTGCAGATGGGTGCTGCCTCTCTTGACTGTGTTCTCATCTAAGGGAGGCAGTGGAGAGATCTGTgccgtgtggatgtgtggataaaGAGGGTGCTGGATGTGTGGATAATGATTATGCTGCCCCATGGCTGAGTTTGAGTACTGAGGACGCTGCcctgtgtgtggggatggaggAACTTGTGCCATGTTTGCAGATGGGTTCAGATGAAGTGTCATTTCACTGTGTTGGTACGACAAAGGTTGTGCCATGGCTAGAGATGGGTATAagtgaggttgtgccatggttATACGTGGGTATAGACGAGGTTGTGGCATGGCTGTAgatgggtataggtgaggtAGTGCTATGGCTGTAGGTGGGTATAACAGTGGTTGTGCCATAGTTATCTCAGGGTTTGTAATGGGTTGTGTTCTGGGTTTCTttctgcactgggggcagctgtagtCTCCTGATGCACCAGACTGGCTCCAGTAGCTGctgatgcactgcctgcagaaactgtgtccacagctgGTGGTGACCGGGTCCCTCagtagctgctcacacactccacacctggaCTGATCCTGAGTCAGGGTATTCCTGAACCCACTGCAGAGACAACAAtaattgcacaaacacacacacacacacacacaaactgttatTGTATTGGcattttttgcttttgtttaaacAGTTTATTTTCAACTACATCCACAcaactacagtacatctacACATTGATAGTTACAGTGGAGGGGGTGAGAATGTAAAGGGCAAATATTAAAACTGTGACTTTGCAATATTTGTGTGCTGTTTCCCTTAATTGTtttttccttctgtctctctccctctctccacgcgcacacacacacacacacacacacacacacacacacacacacacacacacacacacacacacacacacacacacacacacacacacacacacacacacacacacacacacacacacacacacacacacacacacacacgtctactcTTGTATATGGATACAAAAAGTGAAATCTCACCTTTGATCAGACtttggtggtccactgctgaaattgGGATATTGtcccatggaccagtcactcttcatgggcactggagacacgggtctgtgtgtctgtggtctggatacacaagaAGACAAAATACATCATAAATTGATCCAACACAACTTCAAAATACCTAATGAAAGTTAGCATGCCTACATACTCTCTCCCAGCAATTtctctctcagacagacagacagacacacacacacacacacacacacacacacacacacacagacacacagacacacacacacacacacacacacacacacacacacacagagacacagacacacacctgtctaCTCTTGTAAATGGATACACAAACTGAAATCTCACCTTtgatcagactgtggtggtccactacTGAAATTGAGAGGGGGTCCCATGGAcaagtcactcttcatggacacacagctgggcactggagacactggtctgtgtgtctgtggtctggatacacaaggagacCAAATACATCATAAATTGATCCAACACAGCTTCACAATACCTAACGAAAGTTAGCATGCCTACATACTCTctgcttcaaacacacaaacacacacacacatacacacacacacacagacagacagacagacagacagacagacagacagacagacagacagacagacagacagacagacagacaggcacactaacacaatgccacccccccctccccccccccccccagtaatttctctctctctgacaca from Sardina pilchardus chromosome 1, fSarPil1.1, whole genome shotgun sequence includes:
- the LOC134077893 gene encoding NACHT, LRR and PYD domains-containing protein 12-like — translated: MDFPQEGEDAVGGDQTDRAACAESSHVSLKNEEPVTDGHQGVSTGRVLSYIPQTQRPVSPVPSCVSMKSDWSMGPPLNFSSGPPQSDQSPQTPRPVSPVPSCVSMKSDWSMGPPLNFSSGPPQSDQRPQTHRPVSPVPSCVSMKSDLSMGPPLNFSSGPPQSDQRPQTHRPVSPVPMKSDWSMGQYPNFSSGPPKSDQSGFRNTLTQDQSRCGVCEQLLRDPVTTSCGHSFCRQCISSYWSQSGASGDYSCPQCRKKPRTQPITNPEITMAQPLLYPPTAIALPHLYPSTAMPQPRLYPRITMAQPHLYPSLAMAQPLSYQHSEMTLHLNPSANMAQVPPSPHTGQRPQYSNSAMGQHNHYPHIQHPLYPHIHTAQISPLPPLDENTVKRGSTHLQTEHAPVKRAKLTDDDVLTRVLMTHKAIMKRRFESICEGIIRSGTQTPLNKIYTELYITEGESEGVNNEHEVWQVESASRPQTTEDTAINCNDIFKPLPGQERHIKTVMTKGIAGIGKTVSVQKFILDWAEETANQDVDFMFVLPFRELNLVKHDEYSLHRLLLDFHPELKELQDGEYKDCHIVFIFDGLDESRLPLNFQENQKLSDVTQTSSVDVLMTSLIQGTLLPSALIWITSRPAAASQIPSQCISQVTEVRGFNDPQKEEYFRKRISDQNQANRIVSHIKESRSLHIMCHMPVFCWISATVLQQILEQDDEKEAPKTLTEMFIHFLLIQTTRKSQKYQQESETNRQRLLESHQGVILKLAELAFRHLENGNLMFYEEDLRECGIDASEASVYSGMCTEIFREECVFFHKKVYCFVHLSIQEFLAALHLFASYLSKNMEVLKPFLKRKSMSLADWPLDELLKNAVNKALESKNGHLDLFVRFLHGISLVSNQRLLLGLLTDTHSNPESVKKTIKNLKIMQRPNISPERCINLFHCLVEMHDSSVHDEIQAFLKAEKGAVKQLTLAHCSALAHVLLMSDEVLDEFDLSKYKTSPEGRRRLVPVMRCCRKALLAGCNLTETSYEIVASALQSGNSPLRELDLSQNDLEKSGERLVSAFQSPYCKLETLRLADCKLTEKSWEIVASALQSANSPLRELDLSQNDLQASGEKLPSALRSPDCKLETLRLVGCKLRGRLLALILQWGNSHLRELDISDSELQDCGEELLHQPLNQDCKVRLISRGLKDSSSKVVVSVLQSYISQLSELDMSGCDLQTSEEKLLSGLRNPNCHLEKMRLADCKLRGRFLALTLQWANSHLRELDISDSELQDCGGELLHQPLNQDCKVRLISCRLKHSSSEVVVSVLQSYISQLSELDMSDCDLQISEEKLLSGLRSPNCHLEKLRLVGCKLRGRFLALILQWANSHLRELDISDSELQDCGGELLHQSLNQDCKVRLISRGLKDSSCEVVVSVLSYISQLSELDMSDCDLQTSEEKLLSGLRNSNCHLEKLRLAGCELTEDSCKAVASALQSSISLKELDLSHNDLKESGFQLLSTGLSSPHCKLTSLRLAGCKLTEDSCKAVASALQSSISLKELDLSHNDLKESGVQLLSTGLSSPHCKLQSLSKL